A genomic stretch from Haloferax sp. Atlit-12N includes:
- a CDS encoding helix-turn-helix transcriptional regulator — MSYDSDNLDRIVNVLRDELDVGDWSVYTARRISNATGCTSNEVGYWLSRINGSRDDYEPLSIDGLEISKWKTGASTPVRWKVERVPDSTDATSDSKIIADGGVRWLDLSEVEQQIVKAVIEIENEVGDDPYGVAIKHILEERYGREISNATVYPNLDDLVEMGVIEKGEIDRRTNAYHSTPLARSMVAGEAEHMASLAGLELAEAVADGGETQ; from the coding sequence ATGAGTTACGACTCCGACAACCTCGACCGCATCGTCAACGTCCTGCGAGACGAACTCGACGTTGGCGACTGGAGCGTCTACACCGCCCGTCGAATTTCGAACGCCACCGGCTGCACTTCGAACGAAGTCGGCTACTGGCTTTCGCGGATCAACGGGTCGCGCGACGACTACGAACCGCTCAGCATCGACGGGCTGGAAATTTCGAAGTGGAAAACCGGCGCATCGACGCCCGTCCGCTGGAAAGTCGAGCGCGTCCCGGATAGTACCGACGCGACGTCCGACTCCAAGATCATCGCCGACGGAGGCGTCCGCTGGCTCGATCTCTCGGAAGTCGAGCAGCAGATCGTGAAAGCGGTCATCGAGATCGAGAACGAAGTCGGAGACGATCCGTACGGCGTCGCGATAAAACACATTCTCGAAGAGCGCTACGGTCGCGAGATCAGCAACGCAACCGTCTACCCGAACCTCGACGACCTCGTCGAGATGGGCGTTATCGAGAAAGGCGAGATCGATCGCCGGACGAACGCGTATCACTCGACGCCCCTCGCACGCTCGATGGTCGCCGGCGAAGCCGAGCACATGGCCTCGCTGGCGGGGCTCGAACTCGCCGAAGCCGTCGCCGACGGTGGTGAGACCCAATGA
- a CDS encoding MarR family transcriptional regulator: protein MSLRLKEMVERISWFKDGVDYEILLFYESYDIGATAKVVAYNIDYGQNYVNARMKMMERAGLFSNEEGVYELTDLGREFLAGDVGEDELPEP, encoded by the coding sequence ATGAGTTTGCGTCTCAAGGAAATGGTTGAGCGTATCTCGTGGTTCAAAGACGGAGTTGACTACGAGATCTTGTTGTTCTACGAATCCTATGATATTGGAGCGACAGCAAAGGTAGTGGCATACAACATCGACTACGGTCAGAACTACGTCAACGCTCGAATGAAGATGATGGAGCGTGCTGGCCTGTTTTCTAACGAGGAAGGTGTCTATGAGTTGACTGACCTCGGCAGAGAGTTCCTCGCGGGCGACGTCGGCGAAGACGAGCTGCCGGAACCGTAG